One segment of Treponema pectinovorum DNA contains the following:
- a CDS encoding glycosyltransferase family 4 protein — protein MIVINGSFLCRSLTGIERFAFEICKNLDNLVSKDEIAIFIPKNAKAKIEYKNIKCIYSKKNCKSFPIWDHITFPIFLKKNGFIPLDFANVTPLFAPGLVFIHDIYAKVFPKDFNSFKEKLIKTYMCSMYKHAVKYAKKLMTVSEFSKIQIAEVYNVDKNEISVVPNGWDHFKNIDEDKSILEKFPKLNGKEFYFTLGSLQKRKNLKWIAQYAKNHPDELFAVSGKIVSGMESKEINDLKTLPNVVLLGYVSDGEVKTLMKKCTAFIFPSYYEGFGIPPLEALSVGAQIVVSNASCLPEIYGKTAHYIDPNNPEVSLEEILAQPVSSPEKILEYYTYKNSAKKLYGILKDCNY, from the coding sequence ATGATAGTGATTAACGGTTCTTTTCTGTGCCGAAGTTTGACTGGTATAGAGCGATTTGCTTTTGAAATATGTAAAAATCTCGACAATCTTGTTAGCAAAGATGAAATTGCAATTTTCATTCCTAAAAATGCAAAAGCAAAGATTGAATATAAAAACATAAAATGCATTTATTCAAAAAAAAATTGTAAAAGCTTTCCGATTTGGGATCACATCACTTTTCCTATTTTTCTTAAAAAAAACGGCTTTATTCCGCTCGATTTTGCAAATGTAACTCCGCTTTTTGCTCCAGGTCTTGTTTTTATTCACGATATTTACGCAAAAGTTTTTCCAAAAGATTTTAATTCATTTAAAGAAAAATTGATAAAAACATATATGTGCTCCATGTATAAGCATGCTGTAAAATACGCAAAAAAACTTATGACAGTAAGCGAATTCAGCAAAATCCAAATTGCAGAAGTTTACAATGTAGATAAAAATGAAATTTCTGTAGTTCCAAATGGCTGGGATCATTTTAAAAATATAGATGAAGATAAATCCATTCTCGAAAAGTTCCCAAAATTAAACGGAAAAGAATTCTATTTTACGTTGGGAAGCCTTCAAAAACGCAAAAATTTAAAATGGATTGCTCAATATGCAAAAAATCATCCAGACGAGTTATTTGCTGTTTCTGGAAAAATCGTTTCTGGAATGGAAAGCAAAGAAATAAACGACTTAAAAACTTTGCCAAATGTAGTGCTACTCGGTTACGTTTCAGACGGAGAAGTAAAAACTCTGATGAAAAAATGCACGGCGTTTATTTTTCCAAGTTACTATGAAGGCTTTGGAATTCCTCCACTCGAAGCACTTTCCGTTGGTGCACAAATTGTAGTTTCAAATGCCTCTTGTCTGCCAGAAATCTACGGAAAAACAGCTCACTATATAGACCCAAATAATCCTGAAGTTTCGCTGGAAGAGATTTTAGCGCAACCAGTTTCTTCGCCAGAAAAGATTTTAGAATATTACACCTATAAGAATTCCGCCAAAAAATTGTATGGAATACTCAAAGACTGTAACTATTGA
- the yidC gene encoding membrane protein insertase YidC, which yields MSFSSILYTLVLYPLVQVIEIAFRIFDKLFDNTGIAVIGVSFTVTILCLPLYIVAEHWQQIERDVQKKLKPGIARIKKTFSGDEQYMILSTFYRQNHYHPLMALRSSFGLLIQIPFFMAAYSCLSKMPALQGESFLFITDMGNQDAIFHIGNFPVNILPIAMTVINIIAGAIYTKGFPIKEKIQIYGMALVFLVILYSSPAGLVLYWTMNNVFSLVKNIFYKLKNPLKVLYYCAIAGILFIAVYVLFIYDGGASMQKRLKAVIPMLMILPIPLYLKLIKWFLDFPLSSLVENKKLRLNLFLFSSLALTVLAGLVLPSSLISSSTQEFSNVGTLTSPTIYFNWSFWQAAGLFLFWPCCIYFLFGKKLQSIIACFFAIALSCAVINAFAFNGNYGSMDITLKFIGGMNNPSKLFMLANTLVILLTAVIIIGLFKFKKAKIVNSLILIALFSFVALSTINITKIKKAYAEYSKIVASKNGKAEMKSDLSAKFHFSKTGKNIVLVMLDRAESSYFEDILHDRPELYDIYSGFTFYRNALSCNGHTLMGSPAVYGGYEYTPDEINKRSDVPLKQKHNEALQVLPTILTKQANFNATLTDLSWANYSYDADMRIFEGKENIQGYKLCGRYTGDFKKQFLGSAKTGFLSDGLKRNLFWVSLFRTSAAIVRPVVYYKGSWWANEITSDVDLFVDWYAILHYLPQITDFSNEKDNLIVMTNETTHTGQDISYMNLTDEKSLSVKTKEDDCYAIDVVSLEALGRWFSMLKENGVYDNTKIVIVADHGIGYGARSKKDYDVPDVNGYPKDHLNPLFLVKDFNATGKLKTDMTFMTNADTIEFLLKDVVENPVNPFTNKKITSESKKDGVIVTIDDMFMPHHTRSKYVFTVDKDSWYKVKDDIFKDENWQPYQK from the coding sequence ATGTCATTTTCAAGTATTTTGTATACCCTTGTTTTATACCCACTGGTTCAAGTAATTGAAATCGCTTTTCGTATTTTTGACAAACTTTTTGATAATACAGGCATCGCTGTTATTGGCGTAAGTTTTACAGTAACCATATTGTGTCTTCCATTATACATAGTTGCAGAGCACTGGCAGCAAATTGAGCGTGATGTTCAAAAAAAATTAAAACCTGGCATAGCTCGAATAAAAAAGACCTTTTCTGGCGATGAGCAATACATGATATTAAGCACATTTTACCGCCAAAATCACTATCATCCTTTAATGGCATTACGCTCAAGTTTTGGTCTTTTAATACAGATTCCTTTTTTTATGGCAGCGTATTCCTGCCTCTCTAAGATGCCTGCCTTGCAAGGAGAATCTTTTTTGTTTATCACGGATATGGGAAATCAGGATGCGATTTTTCATATCGGAAACTTTCCTGTAAATATACTTCCAATAGCGATGACGGTTATAAACATAATCGCTGGGGCAATTTATACGAAAGGGTTTCCCATTAAAGAAAAAATCCAAATTTATGGCATGGCGCTCGTTTTCCTGGTAATCTTGTATTCAAGTCCTGCTGGGTTGGTTCTTTATTGGACGATGAATAATGTTTTTTCTCTCGTTAAAAATATCTTCTACAAGTTAAAAAATCCTTTAAAAGTTCTTTATTATTGTGCTATAGCAGGAATTCTTTTTATTGCAGTTTATGTCCTTTTTATTTACGACGGAGGGGCGAGCATGCAAAAGCGTTTAAAAGCGGTAATTCCTATGCTGATGATTTTGCCAATTCCTTTGTATCTAAAACTTATAAAGTGGTTTTTGGATTTTCCTCTTTCAAGCCTTGTAGAAAATAAAAAGTTGCGATTGAATCTGTTTTTATTTTCAAGCCTTGCACTTACGGTTTTAGCAGGTCTTGTTTTGCCATCTTCATTGATTTCTTCTTCAACTCAAGAATTTTCAAATGTGGGAACTTTGACCTCGCCTACGATTTATTTTAACTGGTCATTTTGGCAGGCCGCAGGTCTTTTCTTATTTTGGCCGTGTTGTATTTATTTTCTTTTTGGGAAAAAATTGCAGTCGATTATAGCCTGTTTTTTTGCGATTGCTCTTTCTTGTGCAGTTATAAACGCCTTTGCTTTTAACGGAAATTATGGCTCAATGGACATAACCTTAAAATTTATAGGCGGAATGAATAACCCATCAAAACTATTTATGCTTGCAAATACGCTGGTTATCCTTTTAACTGCTGTGATAATCATCGGTTTATTCAAATTTAAAAAAGCCAAAATCGTAAATTCTTTGATTTTGATTGCGCTCTTTTCTTTTGTCGCACTTTCAACGATAAACATCACAAAAATAAAAAAAGCGTATGCTGAATATTCAAAAATCGTTGCTTCAAAAAACGGCAAAGCAGAAATGAAAAGCGATTTATCAGCTAAATTTCATTTTTCAAAAACTGGCAAAAATATTGTGCTTGTAATGCTAGACAGAGCGGAAAGTTCTTATTTTGAAGATATTTTGCATGACAGACCAGAATTGTATGATATTTACAGTGGCTTTACTTTTTACAGAAACGCTTTATCATGCAATGGGCACACTTTGATGGGCTCACCCGCAGTCTACGGCGGTTATGAATATACCCCAGACGAAATCAACAAACGCTCAGATGTACCATTAAAACAAAAACACAACGAAGCATTACAAGTTTTACCAACTATTCTGACAAAACAAGCAAATTTCAATGCAACCCTAACAGACTTATCTTGGGCAAATTATAGCTACGATGCTGATATGAGAATATTTGAAGGGAAAGAAAATATCCAAGGCTATAAATTATGTGGAAGATATACAGGAGATTTTAAAAAACAATTTTTAGGTTCGGCAAAAACAGGATTTCTTTCAGACGGTTTAAAACGAAATCTTTTTTGGGTGAGTTTATTTAGAACTTCTGCTGCAATCGTTAGACCTGTCGTGTATTATAAAGGTTCGTGGTGGGCAAATGAAATAACAAGCGACGTAGATTTATTCGTAGACTGGTATGCAATTCTTCATTACTTGCCACAGATTACGGATTTTTCAAACGAAAAAGATAATCTAATTGTTATGACAAATGAAACAACTCACACAGGACAAGACATATCTTATATGAACTTAACTGATGAAAAAAGTCTTTCTGTAAAAACAAAAGAAGATGATTGTTATGCTATAGATGTTGTTTCTCTTGAAGCGTTGGGAAGATGGTTTTCTATGCTAAAAGAAAATGGCGTCTACGATAACACAAAGATTGTAATAGTCGCAGACCACGGAATTGGCTACGGAGCAAGAAGTAAAAAAGATTATGATGTTCCAGATGTAAACGGATATCCAAAAGATCACTTAAATCCACTTTTCCTCGTAAAAGATTTTAATGCCACTGGAAAATTAAAAACCGATATGACCTTTATGACAAATGCAGACACAATCGAGTTTCTTTTAAAAGATGTCGTAGAAAATCCAGTAAATCCTTTTACCAATAAAAAAATAACATCTGAATCAAAAAAAGACGGTGTCATTGTTACAATAGATGATATGTTTATGCCACATCACACTAGAAGCAAATATGTTTTTACTGTGGATAAAGATTCTTGGTATAAAGTTAAAGACGATATATTTAAAGATGAAAATTGGCAACCTTATCAAAAATAA
- a CDS encoding aminotransferase class I/II-fold pyridoxal phosphate-dependent enzyme, giving the protein MTENEFNYVMALRRKEDTSSFSNDTVLSCEKAGYVKNNEVTDKGMEALSPYKVDNAIIMAAGRSRRCMPLSNYLPKGLFEIKGDTMVERQIKQLHDAGIKQIVLVVGYLKERYYEMAKKYPELIIIDNNEWEEKNNISSLYAAKDYIKSSYICCSDNWFAHNVFRDYVYDSYYACLYSDEFCNEYCVKALDDRGYMTEVKKGGEKAWYTIGEAFFSKSFSAKFVDLMVKEYYDPEMKYMLWDDFQIKHIKELLMKIKRYDDAECKEFDTTEDILQFYPNFKDFIDQFFQEEELINSTQRISYLSNYSDTKQYSVVATEQLTGRMHVNENLFGPSPRCLDVLHNATMEDLYLYDLTREDDLAVEVSKLTELGTDSIFIHSGSSDVIKTIMTIVLNKDDTVLISNPAWNYYKSVCELRHAKAAYYNVVEGKDSYEFDIENLLDTAKKTNPRIIIITTPHNPTGAVISRGDLEKVIKNNPTSLVIVDEAYLGLSTVTYDVKYFLNSYNNVVFCRTFSKLYGLAGLRMGYGLCTPMAKQVFKLDLNPFRVSNIGRKVCIAALQDKKYYNDLTKRIIKIKDDFISEVNKIKGVKAYKSAANFIWIRFDESIDVQALKDNLQENGYLTRLWTEGSHLAMRITVAPEEEMNKVLGLIKNFFKNRNEK; this is encoded by the coding sequence ATGACAGAGAACGAATTTAACTATGTTATGGCATTACGCAGAAAGGAAGACACATCTTCTTTTTCAAACGATACAGTTTTATCTTGCGAAAAAGCAGGATATGTAAAAAACAATGAAGTAACAGACAAAGGCATGGAAGCCCTATCTCCTTACAAAGTTGACAATGCAATTATCATGGCAGCTGGAAGAAGCAGAAGATGTATGCCACTTTCAAACTATCTTCCAAAAGGTCTTTTTGAGATAAAAGGCGACACGATGGTTGAACGCCAGATAAAACAGCTCCACGATGCTGGAATAAAACAGATTGTTCTTGTCGTTGGATATCTAAAAGAGCGCTATTATGAAATGGCAAAAAAATATCCAGAACTCATTATAATCGACAACAATGAATGGGAAGAAAAAAATAACATCTCTTCCCTATATGCAGCAAAAGATTACATAAAATCTTCATACATTTGCTGCTCTGATAACTGGTTTGCACACAACGTTTTTAGAGATTATGTTTACGATTCATACTATGCTTGCCTTTATTCCGATGAGTTTTGCAACGAATATTGTGTAAAAGCTCTTGATGACCGTGGCTACATGACAGAAGTCAAAAAAGGTGGCGAAAAAGCGTGGTATACGATTGGTGAAGCATTTTTTTCAAAATCCTTTTCTGCAAAATTTGTAGACTTGATGGTAAAAGAATATTACGACCCAGAGATGAAATACATGCTTTGGGATGATTTTCAGATAAAGCACATAAAAGAACTTTTGATGAAGATTAAACGCTATGACGATGCAGAATGCAAAGAATTTGACACGACAGAAGATATACTTCAATTCTATCCAAATTTTAAAGATTTTATCGATCAATTTTTTCAAGAAGAAGAACTCATAAATTCAACACAAAGAATTTCTTATCTTTCCAATTATTCCGACACAAAGCAATATTCGGTTGTCGCAACAGAGCAGTTGACAGGTCGCATGCACGTAAACGAAAACCTCTTTGGCCCAAGCCCAAGATGCCTAGATGTTTTACACAATGCAACAATGGAAGACTTATATCTTTACGATTTAACTCGAGAAGATGACCTTGCAGTTGAAGTAAGCAAATTGACAGAATTGGGAACGGATTCAATCTTTATTCATTCAGGTTCTTCTGATGTTATAAAAACTATAATGACGATAGTTTTAAACAAAGACGACACAGTTTTGATTTCAAATCCAGCGTGGAACTACTACAAATCTGTCTGTGAACTTCGCCATGCAAAAGCTGCATATTATAATGTAGTCGAAGGGAAAGACTCTTATGAGTTTGACATTGAAAATCTTTTGGATACAGCAAAAAAGACAAATCCACGCATAATCATAATAACAACTCCACATAATCCAACAGGAGCGGTTATAAGCCGTGGTGACCTTGAAAAAGTTATAAAAAATAACCCTACTTCTCTTGTAATCGTTGATGAAGCATATTTAGGACTTTCGACTGTAACCTACGATGTAAAATACTTTTTAAATTCGTACAACAATGTTGTATTTTGCAGAACTTTTTCTAAACTTTATGGACTTGCAGGGCTGCGCATGGGATATGGGCTTTGCACACCAATGGCAAAACAGGTATTTAAACTCGATTTAAATCCATTCCGCGTATCGAATATCGGACGCAAAGTTTGCATCGCAGCTCTTCAAGATAAAAAGTACTACAACGACCTTACAAAAAGAATAATCAAAATTAAAGACGATTTTATTTCAGAAGTAAACAAGATAAAAGGTGTGAAGGCTTATAAATCTGCTGCAAACTTCATTTGGATTCGCTTTGATGAAAGCATAGATGTTCAGGCTTTAAAAGACAATTTACAAGAAAATGGCTATCTAACTCGCCTTTGGACAGAGGGAAGTCATCTTGCGATGCGCATCACCGTTGCTCCTGAAGAAGAAATGAATAAAGTTTTGGGATTGATAAAAAATTTTTTCAAAAACAGGAATGAAAAATGA
- a CDS encoding CDP-glycerol glycerophosphotransferase family protein, protein MISNFLYIDPGTGSMLFSILIGAFATLYFLFKAFWIKLKIFITGGKAQKNDKAYKKYVIYSEDKRYWNVFKPVLDEFENRKIDITYYVATESDPVFVEKYQYVHPEVIGEGNKAFAKLNMLSAGFVLMSTPGLQVYQLKRSKNVKHYSHIFHSPGDPTMYRLFGIDYFDSILCTGDYQFKDIREMEKQRNLPAKTLLTVGCTYLDVFKQKIEKLPSDENHKFTVLVSPSWGKSALLSKYGKKLLDPLVNTGWNIIIRPHPQSKISEKEMLKELEDCYKGAPNVEWDSHSENFYSLKKADIMITDFSGIIWDYTFLCDKPVMYANAEMDLAPYDAYDINHEIWQFETVKKIGIKVEEKDFSNIKDIIHNASDSPQLSEERKKAKAQAWMYIGEAGKRTADFMIKTMEEANT, encoded by the coding sequence ATGATTTCTAATTTTCTTTACATAGATCCAGGCACTGGCTCAATGCTTTTTTCAATTTTAATTGGTGCCTTTGCAACTCTTTATTTTCTTTTTAAAGCATTCTGGATAAAACTAAAGATTTTTATCACAGGCGGAAAAGCACAAAAAAATGACAAAGCGTACAAAAAATATGTAATTTATTCCGAAGATAAGCGATATTGGAATGTTTTTAAACCTGTACTCGACGAATTTGAAAATCGAAAGATAGACATAACTTACTATGTTGCAACAGAAAGCGATCCTGTTTTTGTAGAAAAATATCAGTATGTTCATCCAGAAGTTATAGGAGAAGGAAACAAAGCCTTTGCAAAACTCAATATGTTGAGCGCGGGTTTTGTTTTGATGAGTACACCTGGTCTTCAAGTTTATCAATTAAAAAGAAGCAAAAATGTAAAACATTATTCACATATCTTTCATTCCCCTGGCGACCCTACAATGTATCGTCTTTTTGGAATCGACTATTTTGATTCTATCCTTTGCACTGGCGACTATCAGTTTAAAGATATTCGAGAGATGGAAAAACAGAGAAATCTACCAGCAAAAACTTTATTGACGGTAGGCTGTACTTATCTTGATGTTTTTAAACAAAAAATTGAAAAACTTCCGTCGGATGAAAATCATAAATTTACGGTTTTGGTTTCGCCAAGTTGGGGAAAAAGTGCCCTGCTTTCTAAATACGGGAAGAAATTACTAGACCCCTTAGTAAATACAGGATGGAATATAATAATTCGCCCTCACCCACAAAGCAAAATCTCAGAAAAAGAGATGTTAAAAGAGTTGGAAGACTGCTACAAGGGTGCTCCAAATGTCGAATGGGATTCCCATAGCGAAAATTTTTATTCACTTAAAAAAGCAGACATTATGATTACCGATTTTTCTGGAATAATATGGGACTACACTTTTCTCTGCGATAAGCCAGTGATGTATGCAAATGCAGAAATGGATCTTGCTCCCTACGATGCTTACGATATTAACCATGAAATTTGGCAGTTTGAAACTGTAAAAAAGATTGGAATAAAAGTTGAAGAAAAAGACTTTTCAAACATAAAAGATATTATTCATAACGCAAGTGATTCTCCACAACTTTCAGAAGAGCGAAAAAAAGCAAAAGCGCAGGCGTGGATGTACATAGGCGAAGCGGGAAAAAGAACCGCAGATTTTATGATAAAAACGATGGAAGAAGCGAACACTTGA
- a CDS encoding glycosyltransferase, with protein sequence MKVAIVHDWLVNFGGAERVVQQFLKIYPQAEIYTLVYDENKMGKHFPKEKVHTSFIQKIPCATKLYTKLLHLMPKAFESFDLTSYDLVISSSSCCAKGVITSPNSIYIAYIHSPMRYAWDLYYDYMASSGKLTRFFMKRFMPKIRNWDYISSQRIDTIIANSSYIKRRIKKFWNRNSTVIYPPVETERLCPNEKPCEDFYVVFSRFVAYKRLDLAIKACGQLGKNLVVIGSGSQEKELKALAAKYQNSSSKITFTGGIKDDEVQNYLQRCKALIFCAEEDFGIIPVEAQACGRPVIAYAKGGALETVVKNKTGIFFQEQTVESLKNAINEFEEKIKDEPFDVKIIIENAERFSSQRFRAEIQNAVKQTQEKLNKEYFSRQGF encoded by the coding sequence ATGAAAGTAGCGATTGTTCATGATTGGTTAGTAAATTTTGGAGGAGCCGAAAGAGTTGTACAACAATTCTTAAAAATTTATCCACAAGCAGAAATCTATACCCTCGTTTATGATGAAAATAAAATGGGTAAGCATTTTCCAAAAGAAAAAGTTCACACCTCATTTATACAAAAAATTCCTTGTGCGACAAAGCTTTATACAAAACTTCTCCATCTAATGCCAAAGGCTTTTGAAAGTTTTGATTTAACATCCTACGATTTAGTGATTTCAAGTTCTTCATGTTGTGCAAAAGGCGTTATCACTTCTCCAAATTCAATTTATATCGCATACATACACTCGCCTATGAGATACGCTTGGGATTTGTATTACGATTATATGGCTTCAAGCGGAAAATTAACCCGATTCTTTATGAAACGCTTTATGCCAAAAATACGAAATTGGGATTACATTTCAAGCCAAAGAATCGATACGATTATTGCAAATTCATCTTATATAAAACGCAGAATAAAAAAATTTTGGAATCGCAATTCAACTGTAATATATCCACCTGTAGAAACCGAGCGACTTTGTCCTAACGAAAAACCATGCGAAGATTTTTATGTGGTTTTTAGCAGATTCGTCGCATATAAAAGGCTTGACCTTGCAATAAAGGCTTGTGGTCAACTCGGAAAAAATCTTGTCGTTATTGGGAGCGGAAGTCAAGAAAAAGAATTAAAAGCACTTGCAGCAAAATATCAAAACTCATCTTCAAAAATTACCTTCACTGGTGGAATTAAAGATGATGAAGTTCAAAATTATTTACAGCGATGTAAAGCTCTCATATTTTGTGCGGAAGAAGATTTTGGGATAATTCCTGTAGAAGCACAGGCTTGTGGTCGCCCTGTTATTGCATATGCAAAAGGTGGAGCGTTGGAAACTGTTGTAAAAAATAAAACAGGCATTTTTTTCCAGGAGCAAACTGTAGAATCATTAAAAAATGCGATAAACGAATTTGAAGAAAAGATAAAAGACGAACCGTTTGATGTAAAAATTATAATCGAAAATGCAGAAAGATTTTCATCTCAAAGGTTTAGAGCAGAAATCCAAAACGCCGTAAAACAAACCCAAGAAAAACTTAATAAAGAATATTTTTCCCGACAAGGATTTTAA
- a CDS encoding glycosyltransferase family 4 protein: MLKIAIDCRMCGSGGIGSFINELIPYFLEQNKCLLIGTSEQISDFMNCQNANFCFCDVKPFSKKELFAFPREVLKKINSYDCFFTPYINIPNGIKIPIFSTIHDVVFLDEKELTNFVGRLVRKYFYQRAINISKAIFTVSEFSKSRILKNLKCNKEIQIIYNAAPSYLLNDEKFSYTQKENRIIFVGNIKKHKGLKTLLDAFETAQKKGLTLKLTIVGNKDNFRTGDEQTVKRLEKIDSEIEFTGKISNSKLKELYANSKVLVQPSTYEGFGMPPLEAMIMGTPAIISDIPVFKEIYSKFPVTFFHAGDSKDLAEKLLEFERKGKNIDLKNLKNLYSYKRSYELIIDIIKKYL, from the coding sequence ATGCTAAAAATTGCAATTGACTGTCGCATGTGTGGCTCTGGAGGAATTGGTTCTTTTATAAACGAGCTCATTCCCTATTTTCTTGAACAAAATAAATGCCTGTTGATAGGAACGAGCGAGCAGATTTCTGATTTTATGAATTGTCAAAACGCAAATTTTTGTTTTTGCGATGTAAAACCCTTTTCTAAAAAAGAACTTTTTGCTTTTCCAAGAGAAGTGCTAAAAAAAATAAATTCCTACGATTGTTTTTTTACTCCTTACATAAATATTCCAAATGGAATAAAAATTCCAATTTTTTCAACGATACACGATGTTGTTTTTTTAGATGAAAAAGAACTGACCAATTTTGTTGGAAGACTTGTTCGAAAATATTTTTATCAGCGCGCGATAAATATTTCGAAAGCGATATTTACGGTTTCTGAATTTTCAAAATCGAGAATCTTAAAAAATTTAAAATGCAATAAAGAGATTCAAATAATTTATAACGCAGCTCCTTCCTATCTTTTAAATGATGAAAAATTCTCTTATACACAAAAGGAAAATCGCATCATATTCGTAGGAAATATAAAAAAACACAAAGGTTTAAAAACTCTTCTGGATGCGTTTGAAACTGCACAAAAAAAAGGTCTGACTTTAAAACTTACAATAGTCGGAAACAAAGATAATTTTAGAACTGGCGATGAGCAAACTGTAAAGCGTCTTGAAAAAATTGATTCAGAAATCGAATTTACAGGTAAGATTTCAAATTCAAAATTAAAAGAGCTCTATGCTAATTCAAAAGTTCTGGTTCAACCTTCAACCTACGAAGGATTTGGAATGCCACCTTTGGAAGCGATGATTATGGGAACTCCTGCAATAATATCTGATATTCCAGTTTTTAAAGAAATCTATTCAAAATTTCCTGTTACATTTTTTCATGCAGGAGATTCAAAAGATTTAGCTGAAAAACTTTTAGAATTTGAAAGAAAGGGAAAAAATATCGACTTAAAAAATCTAAAAAATCTCTATTCATATAAACGCTCATACGAGTTAATTATTGATATTATAAAAAAATATCTTTAA
- the wbaP gene encoding undecaprenyl-phosphate galactose phosphotransferase WbaP, with translation MTEKDYLNYFNLKYWKTSSFTSGFILAISDCLMVMLSIGISFFIVNLINYHWINFKSFVTYWVYLPPMIAVFYAAGLYPGISLPPADEVKKFGICSFFVFVGIALSITVEQVDDKWPLVIALILASPFALVFLPSGRELSRHIFSNKRWFGVPAVIIVKDENSFFIVDRLLNRKDLGYKPALIICQKNINPYMYKDIPVYSYSKELEEVVKATRIKVAIITDWELNDTRIINSYFRYTITIPKTQDINTVFTNIRDFGGVLGFSSTHNLTKPFSLFVKRLVDILLLLVSSPITIPVVLIVALCVKLSSKGSIFYGHKRIGKDGKEFKCWKFRSMVIDADKRLEEILKDPVMAKEWEKDRKFSNDPRVTKIGKILRKTSLDEIPQFFNVLTGDMSFVGPRPVTKPELEKYGSKADFILTVNPGLSGMWQISGRSDTGYEERITLDSYYIQNWSVWLDIWIIIKTVYVVIKGKGAY, from the coding sequence ATGACAGAAAAGGATTACCTAAATTATTTTAACTTAAAATACTGGAAAACAAGTTCATTCACTTCGGGTTTTATCCTTGCAATAAGCGATTGTCTTATGGTCATGCTTTCAATAGGAATTTCCTTTTTTATAGTCAATTTGATAAATTATCACTGGATAAATTTTAAATCGTTTGTAACTTATTGGGTTTATCTTCCTCCAATGATTGCCGTTTTTTATGCAGCAGGTTTATATCCTGGAATTTCGCTCCCACCTGCCGATGAAGTTAAAAAATTCGGAATCTGTTCATTTTTTGTTTTTGTCGGAATTGCGCTTTCTATAACAGTTGAACAAGTAGACGATAAATGGCCTTTGGTAATCGCCTTGATTTTAGCCTCGCCTTTTGCCCTCGTTTTTCTTCCATCTGGGAGAGAACTTTCAAGGCATATTTTTTCTAACAAAAGATGGTTCGGGGTTCCTGCGGTTATAATCGTAAAAGATGAAAATTCTTTTTTTATAGTTGACCGCCTTTTAAATCGAAAAGATTTGGGCTACAAACCAGCTTTAATTATCTGTCAAAAAAACATAAATCCTTATATGTACAAGGATATTCCAGTTTATTCCTATTCAAAAGAGCTTGAAGAAGTTGTAAAGGCAACTCGAATAAAAGTTGCAATAATTACGGACTGGGAACTAAACGATACTAGAATCATCAATTCTTATTTTAGATACACGATAACTATTCCTAAAACGCAAGATATAAATACTGTTTTTACAAATATAAGGGATTTCGGTGGCGTCTTGGGTTTTTCTTCAACTCATAACCTTACAAAACCTTTTAGTCTTTTTGTAAAACGTTTGGTGGATATTCTTTTGCTCCTAGTTTCTTCACCAATAACAATTCCTGTAGTTTTAATCGTTGCCCTTTGTGTAAAACTTTCAAGCAAAGGATCGATTTTTTATGGACACAAAAGAATTGGAAAAGATGGAAAAGAGTTTAAATGCTGGAAATTTCGTTCGATGGTGATTGATGCTGATAAACGCTTGGAAGAAATTTTAAAAGATCCTGTTATGGCAAAAGAATGGGAAAAAGACAGAAAATTTTCTAATGACCCTCGCGTTACAAAAATTGGGAAAATTTTACGTAAAACAAGTTTAGATGAAATCCCTCAATTTTTTAATGTGCTAACAGGCGATATGAGTTTTGTAGGTCCGCGTCCTGTTACAAAACCAGAACTTGAAAAATACGGCAGTAAGGCAGATTTTATCCTTACAGTTAATCCTGGATTGAGCGGAATGTGGCAGATTTCTGGTCGCTCCGACACCGGATACGAAGAGAGGATAACTCTCGACTCATATTATATTCAAAATTGGTCTGTATGGCTTGATATTTGGATAATAATAAAAACCGTTTATGTTGTTATAAAAGGAAAAGGTGCATACTGA